Proteins found in one Acidobacteriota bacterium genomic segment:
- a CDS encoding PIN domain-containing protein, protein MIYFDAAFIAKCYLNEAGADIIRGLARQQETIASCELSRIEVDSVFRRHWRERRLTPEGVELAQGGFVRDESAGVWRWLPLNSGLVEAARRTLERLPEEVVLRAGDALHLACARQHGFAEIYSNDRRILEAARWFGLEGVNPLASPA, encoded by the coding sequence ATGATCTACTTCGACGCGGCGTTTATCGCGAAGTGCTACTTGAACGAGGCGGGAGCGGACATCATTCGCGGATTGGCGCGGCAGCAGGAAACGATCGCCAGTTGCGAGCTCTCGCGAATTGAAGTTGACTCTGTATTTCGGCGCCACTGGAGAGAGCGGAGGCTGACGCCGGAGGGCGTGGAACTCGCACAGGGAGGATTTGTGCGGGACGAGAGTGCCGGCGTTTGGCGATGGCTGCCGCTTAACTCGGGACTGGTCGAGGCAGCGCGGCGCACGCTGGAGCGGTTGCCGGAAGAGGTGGTGCTGCGGGCCGGGGACGCCTTGCATCTGGCGTGCGCGCGGCAGCACGGGTTCGCCGAAATTTACAGTAACGATCGGCGCATACTGGAAGCGGCGCGCTGGTTTGGGCTGGAGGGCGTGAACCCTCTCGCCTCCCCTGCTTAG
- a CDS encoding PDZ domain-containing protein — protein sequence MKRTLAGLFVAVFFVTFARSQSTPACCTLPPALPGEMTQPALSPDGTQIAFASGGAIWTVAARGGNARILISSAATESRPLYSPDGRWIAFESTRTGNGDLYLFNRTTNELRRLTWDDSLDRLDGWSRDSQWVYFSSASHNISGMNDIYRVRISGGTPLPVSMERYVSEYDAAVAPGGSLAVVTRGEMGLSQWWRDGHAHIDNTQIWRATPAVQEGQQTGYQLLLHSGGAKNIWPMWSATGRTLYFMSDRSGVENLWELPDVPATGAPAAAPRELTHFNDGRLLWPSIDAFGRTIVFERNFRIWELDLRHDRAEAVKIQLLGAPPVPAIQHKNFSKVSDLAVSPDGKKLAFLVHGEVFVDMAEDGGPALPITRNGKLQFDLVWAPNSEHLAYVSDRSGTDHIYQYDFLTHQEKQLTNGDQEEFNIHYAPDGKAIAFDCGETQIVKLALATGKETLLAAGYFNRLPPLVNNGIMTWSPDSQYLAFLDRADGLFPEAYVVPAGGGKARQVSFVANTNSGALAWSPNGRFLLYQTSQRTQPSRIARVDLTPELPLFRENLFQDLFTTKPVGHPRSAASDQPAATPAIDYSDIAERVQLLPMLNARSPRVSPDGKWLAYIGAEGATDNLYVVPLDRKTLLLTKPKAPKQLTSTSGAKADLQFTADSKTLYYLDGGHIHRVAVTGGSGHEVNVTAELDINFSREKEEMFAQVWRYLRDDYQNPKMNGVDWKAVQTEFAPQVAAAATPDSLRWLLSEMIGRLNSSHSGIHPPRGEEQPATGHIGLFFDRVQYETQGKLCVSDVVPQGPAALAGVDAGDCLTAVDGTAISGSVNLDELLHNTVGKKLTLDLTDSQAKARTVILKPVNARAGGQLLYRAWIAHNRALVDRLSGGRLGYIHMAAMGADSLDQLYLDLNSTQFGKAGVVIDVRNNNGGFVNAYALDILTRQHYLTMIPRGFPKAQAREMLGQRALEKPTILVTNQNTLSDGEDFTEGYEAMHLGKVIGLPTAGWIIYTGAGQLVDGSTLRLPMITVLDTNGKPMELHPRPVNVEVHNPLGAWQSGEDPQLAAAVKVLLAQIGGVAPAKVAAGGGKSKR from the coding sequence ATGAAGCGTACTCTGGCCGGCCTTTTTGTCGCAGTGTTTTTTGTCACCTTCGCCCGCTCCCAATCCACTCCCGCCTGCTGCACCCTGCCGCCGGCCTTGCCAGGCGAGATGACGCAGCCGGCGCTATCGCCCGACGGCACGCAAATTGCCTTTGCCTCCGGTGGCGCCATCTGGACGGTCGCGGCCAGGGGCGGCAACGCACGCATCCTGATCAGCAGCGCGGCGACCGAGTCCCGGCCACTGTACTCGCCTGACGGGCGCTGGATCGCGTTCGAGTCCACGCGCACCGGCAACGGCGATCTCTACCTGTTCAACCGGACCACCAACGAATTGCGGCGGCTGACCTGGGATGACAGCCTCGACCGGCTCGACGGCTGGTCGCGCGACAGCCAGTGGGTCTACTTCAGCTCGGCCAGCCACAATATCAGCGGGATGAACGATATCTACCGCGTGCGCATCAGCGGCGGCACGCCTCTGCCGGTAAGCATGGAACGCTACGTCAGCGAGTACGACGCCGCGGTGGCGCCCGGCGGTTCGCTGGCCGTGGTCACGCGGGGCGAGATGGGGCTGTCGCAATGGTGGCGGGACGGGCATGCGCATATCGACAACACCCAAATCTGGCGCGCGACCCCGGCGGTACAGGAGGGACAACAAACCGGCTATCAGCTCCTGCTCCATAGCGGCGGAGCCAAAAACATCTGGCCCATGTGGAGCGCGACCGGACGCACGCTCTATTTCATGTCCGACCGCAGCGGCGTAGAAAACCTCTGGGAGTTGCCGGACGTGCCCGCAACCGGTGCGCCTGCGGCCGCGCCGCGCGAGCTGACCCATTTCAACGATGGCCGGCTGCTGTGGCCCTCCATTGACGCTTTCGGCCGCACGATTGTGTTCGAGCGCAACTTTAGAATTTGGGAGCTCGACCTGCGGCATGACCGGGCCGAGGCAGTGAAGATTCAACTCCTGGGCGCGCCCCCCGTGCCGGCCATTCAGCACAAGAATTTCAGCAAGGTAAGTGATCTGGCGGTGTCGCCGGACGGCAAAAAGCTGGCGTTTCTGGTGCACGGCGAAGTGTTTGTGGACATGGCCGAGGATGGCGGACCGGCGCTGCCCATTACCCGTAACGGCAAGCTGCAGTTCGACCTCGTCTGGGCGCCCAACAGCGAGCATCTCGCGTATGTGTCTGACCGTAGCGGCACGGACCACATCTACCAGTACGACTTCCTGACCCATCAGGAAAAACAGCTCACCAACGGCGATCAGGAAGAGTTCAATATCCACTACGCCCCCGACGGCAAAGCGATTGCCTTTGACTGCGGCGAGACGCAGATCGTCAAGCTCGCCCTGGCGACGGGCAAAGAGACGTTACTGGCGGCGGGTTATTTCAACCGCCTGCCACCACTGGTCAACAACGGCATCATGACGTGGTCGCCGGACAGCCAGTATCTGGCGTTCCTCGACCGCGCGGACGGCTTGTTTCCGGAAGCCTACGTCGTACCGGCCGGTGGCGGCAAGGCCCGGCAAGTAAGCTTCGTCGCCAACACCAACAGCGGCGCGCTGGCCTGGAGCCCGAACGGCCGCTTCTTGCTCTATCAAACCAGTCAGCGCACGCAGCCAAGCCGGATCGCGCGCGTGGACCTGACGCCCGAACTGCCGCTGTTCCGCGAGAACCTGTTTCAGGATTTGTTCACGACGAAGCCGGTAGGCCATCCGCGATCCGCAGCCAGTGATCAGCCGGCCGCGACGCCTGCGATCGATTACAGCGATATCGCCGAGCGGGTGCAATTGCTGCCCATGCTGAATGCGCGCTCGCCGCGAGTTTCGCCGGATGGCAAGTGGCTGGCCTATATCGGCGCGGAAGGCGCGACGGACAACCTCTACGTCGTGCCGCTCGACCGGAAAACGCTGCTGCTGACAAAACCCAAAGCGCCCAAGCAGCTCACCTCGACCAGTGGCGCCAAAGCCGATCTGCAATTCACTGCGGATTCCAAAACGCTCTACTACCTCGATGGCGGCCATATTCACCGCGTCGCGGTGACCGGCGGCTCCGGCCACGAAGTCAACGTGACGGCGGAACTCGACATCAACTTCAGCCGCGAAAAGGAGGAGATGTTCGCGCAGGTGTGGCGCTACCTGCGCGACGACTACCAGAACCCGAAAATGAACGGCGTCGACTGGAAGGCAGTACAGACCGAGTTTGCGCCGCAAGTGGCGGCCGCAGCTACGCCGGATTCGCTCCGCTGGCTGCTCTCGGAGATGATCGGGCGGCTGAACTCGTCGCATTCCGGCATTCATCCGCCGCGCGGCGAGGAGCAGCCGGCGACCGGCCACATTGGCCTGTTCTTTGACCGCGTCCAGTATGAAACCCAGGGCAAGCTGTGCGTCAGCGATGTCGTGCCCCAGGGGCCGGCGGCCCTGGCCGGCGTCGATGCCGGCGACTGCCTGACCGCAGTCGATGGAACCGCCATCAGCGGCTCGGTGAATCTGGACGAACTGCTGCACAACACCGTCGGCAAGAAGCTGACCCTCGACCTGACGGACTCGCAGGCCAAGGCGCGCACCGTCATCCTGAAGCCGGTGAACGCGCGCGCCGGCGGACAGCTTCTGTATCGCGCCTGGATCGCGCACAACCGCGCGCTGGTGGACCGGCTCAGCGGCGGACGCCTGGGCTACATCCACATGGCGGCCATGGGCGCCGACTCCCTCGATCAGTTGTACTTGGATCTGAACTCGACCCAGTTCGGCAAGGCCGGCGTGGTCATCGATGTCCGTAATAACAATGGCGGCTTCGTCAACGCCTACGCGCTCGACATACTGACCCGGCAGCATTACCTCACCATGATTCCGCGCGGTTTCCCCAAGGCACAGGCGCGCGAGATGCTCGGGCAGCGGGCGCTGGAAAAGCCGACGATTCTGGTGACCAACCAGAACACGCTGTCGGACGGAGAGGATTTTACGGAGGGCTACGAGGCGATGCATCTGGGCAAAGTCATCGGCCTCCCGACGGCGGGCTGGATCATTTACACCGGCGCTGGACAACTGGTGGACGGCTCGACCCTGCGGCTGCCCATGATCACCGTGCTCGATACCAACGGCAAGCCCATGGAACTGCATCCAAGACCGGTGAACGTCGAAGTACACAATCCGCTGGGAGCATGGCAGAGTGGCGAAGATCCGCAGTTGGCGGCGGCGGTGAAGGTCCTGCTGGCGCAAATTGGTGGCGTCGCGCCCGCGAAGGTCGCTGCGGGCGGCGGCAAAAGCAAGCGGTAA
- a CDS encoding patatin, with product MAGCKRQGLLGAVPDRGRGGRGDEVLREEGRAVNVLAVDGGGVRGVIPAILLQELEQRLGGALHQHFDLIAGTSTGGLIALGLSYPLRDGRPLTAGELLEVYRDNGNVIFPQHWWNGVRNLFAPKYSGAGLTRVLARLFQQARLAEALTPVLIACYDLARQVPYFFKSESAKVQPQQNWPLVSVALATSAAPTYLPAFATRGPDGQRYVFADGGLYANNPAVAAYAEAARRSPQASVIHLVSIGTGNARDDLRARDAIHWGLLGWARQIAPVMMDGVSEADDYEATWLCERGQDRFWRLQPELKPEESAMDNPAAIPALCATAREYAQQQVAVLDEIAAALLGRDAASSAAPE from the coding sequence ATCGCTGGATGTAAGCGTCAAGGATTACTCGGCGCTGTTCCGGACCGAGGCCGCGGGGGACGCGGAGATGAAGTACTGAGGGAAGAGGGACGCGCCGTGAACGTGCTAGCCGTGGATGGGGGCGGGGTCAGGGGTGTGATTCCGGCCATCCTGCTGCAAGAATTGGAACAGCGGCTGGGCGGGGCGCTGCATCAGCACTTTGATCTCATTGCGGGAACATCGACCGGCGGCTTGATCGCGCTGGGATTGAGTTATCCACTGCGCGACGGGCGGCCGTTGACCGCGGGGGAGTTGCTCGAAGTCTACCGCGACAACGGCAACGTCATATTTCCGCAGCATTGGTGGAATGGCGTGCGGAATTTGTTCGCACCCAAGTACAGCGGCGCGGGACTGACCCGGGTGCTGGCGCGGCTGTTTCAACAGGCAAGGCTGGCCGAGGCTCTGACGCCGGTACTCATTGCCTGTTATGACCTGGCGCGGCAGGTCCCCTACTTCTTCAAGAGCGAAAGCGCGAAAGTACAGCCGCAGCAGAACTGGCCGCTGGTGAGCGTGGCGCTGGCCACCTCCGCGGCGCCGACCTACCTGCCGGCTTTCGCGACGCGAGGTCCGGATGGGCAACGCTACGTCTTTGCGGATGGCGGCCTTTATGCCAACAATCCGGCAGTTGCGGCGTATGCAGAAGCCGCGCGGCGATCTCCCCAGGCCAGCGTGATTCATCTGGTCTCGATCGGCACCGGCAATGCGCGCGATGACCTTCGGGCACGCGATGCGATTCACTGGGGATTACTGGGCTGGGCCCGCCAGATCGCTCCGGTAATGATGGACGGGGTGAGCGAGGCGGACGATTACGAGGCGACTTGGCTGTGCGAACGGGGTCAGGACCGGTTTTGGCGGCTGCAACCGGAGCTGAAGCCGGAAGAAAGCGCGATGGACAATCCCGCAGCGATCCCGGCGCTGTGTGCGACGGCAAGAGAATACGCCCAGCAGCAGGTAGCCGTGCTGGATGAGATCGCCGCCGCGCTCCTGGGCCGCGATGCCGCCAGCAGCGCTGCACCCGAGTAA
- a CDS encoding type II toxin-antitoxin system Phd/YefM family antitoxin, with the protein MCYIVHMKTISIRELHLDTGKWVRHAAEQGPVVVTDRGRKVAELQPYEAPRKQARLPDREAKIKSQPFITIDSVVYQQDDRDRA; encoded by the coding sequence ATGTGTTACATTGTGCACATGAAGACCATCTCCATCCGCGAACTGCATCTGGACACCGGAAAATGGGTGCGGCATGCCGCGGAACAGGGTCCGGTGGTCGTGACTGACCGCGGACGTAAGGTGGCGGAGCTGCAACCCTACGAAGCGCCGCGCAAGCAGGCACGGCTGCCCGACCGCGAAGCCAAAATCAAGAGTCAGCCCTTCATCACGATTGACTCCGTGGTGTACCAGCAGGACGACCGCGACCGGGCATGA
- a CDS encoding c-type cytochrome, with the protein MGELMKTILISVAAVAALALAACSSHSAPAVAAGDTSAARGAQLVALGGCNDCHTPRLPGGQPDMNRALSGFPEGGPLPPTVEGTDLIEINGAFRGPWGLSLARNITSDKTNGIGSWTQQEFLTTLRTGKDSSGHVLQPPMPWQGLAQVPDADLIAIYNYLMTVRPSTNKVTGP; encoded by the coding sequence ATGGGTGAGCTTATGAAAACGATTCTGATTTCAGTGGCAGCGGTTGCCGCCTTGGCTCTGGCGGCGTGTTCCTCGCATTCGGCGCCGGCCGTGGCGGCGGGAGATACCAGCGCGGCGCGTGGCGCACAGTTGGTGGCGCTGGGCGGTTGCAACGATTGTCACACGCCTCGGCTGCCCGGCGGGCAACCGGATATGAACCGGGCGCTCTCCGGCTTCCCCGAAGGTGGACCCTTGCCGCCCACGGTGGAGGGCACGGATCTGATCGAGATCAACGGAGCCTTCCGGGGACCGTGGGGCTTGAGCCTGGCGCGCAATATCACCTCCGACAAGACCAACGGCATCGGGAGCTGGACGCAACAGGAGTTCCTCACCACGCTGCGCACCGGTAAAGACTCCAGCGGGCACGTCCTTCAGCCACCGATGCCCTGGCAGGGCCTCGCACAGGTGCCCGATGCCGACTTGATAGCCATTTACAACTACCTGATGACGGTCAGGCCGAGTACGAACAAAGTCACCGGACCCTAA
- the thrS gene encoding threonine--tRNA ligase, which translates to MPVANEILQGLEWQANEAPQDLPRQERLRRIRHSASHVMAQAVREVFPDAKLAIGPPIENGFYYDMELPRALTEADLPEIEKRMRKIVARDPQFYRSTLERERALEVFREWNQPYKVELIEGIKDPAVSLYKQDRFIDLCAGPHVTKGGVCGSFKLLSVAGAYWRGDEHRQMLQRIYGTAWETEAELNEYLQFLEDSKARDHRKLGQQLDLFSFHPWSGGCPFWHPRGLVVREELRRLWRETHKKAGYIEILNPVLYRKELFETSGHWEHFQKDMFLVREGEEPEANMALKPMNCPDTMLYYKTRQHSYRELPLRISQGQLLHRNEPVGALHGLMRARVFSQDDAHIYLHEDQIQDEIVRVMELLKLIYSFFGLRYTVTLSTKPEKAMGESELWEKAEAGLRQALDTLKLPYTVDAGGGAFYGPKIDVMVHDSMGRQWQCGTVQIDFNQPRRFELEFTDRDNQPRTPVVIHRALFGSVERFLGILLEHFAGALPTWLAPVQVMVLPIAEGQDAYARQVLEQLEAAGLRAEMMPAESKISYRIRDAELHKIPYMLVVGKREAEAGTVAVRTYQEKDRGVMALAAVTEEIVKKNRERSLDVSVKDYSALFRTEAAGDAEMKY; encoded by the coding sequence ATGCCGGTAGCGAATGAGATTTTGCAGGGACTTGAGTGGCAGGCGAACGAGGCGCCGCAGGATCTGCCGCGGCAGGAGCGGCTGCGGCGGATTCGGCACTCGGCATCGCATGTGATGGCGCAAGCGGTACGGGAGGTTTTTCCTGACGCCAAGCTGGCCATCGGACCACCGATTGAGAACGGCTTCTATTACGACATGGAGCTGCCGCGGGCGCTGACCGAGGCCGATCTGCCGGAGATCGAAAAGCGGATGCGCAAGATCGTGGCGCGCGATCCCCAGTTTTACCGCAGCACGCTGGAGCGCGAGCGGGCGCTGGAAGTGTTCCGGGAGTGGAATCAGCCGTATAAGGTCGAACTGATCGAAGGTATCAAAGACCCGGCGGTATCGCTCTACAAGCAGGACCGGTTCATTGATTTGTGCGCCGGGCCGCATGTCACCAAGGGTGGCGTCTGCGGCTCTTTCAAGCTGCTCTCGGTGGCGGGAGCCTACTGGCGCGGCGATGAGCATCGCCAAATGCTGCAGCGCATCTACGGAACGGCGTGGGAGACCGAGGCGGAACTCAACGAGTATTTGCAATTCCTTGAAGACTCGAAGGCGCGCGATCACCGCAAGCTCGGCCAACAGCTCGACTTGTTCAGTTTTCATCCCTGGTCGGGCGGCTGCCCCTTCTGGCATCCCCGCGGTCTGGTGGTGCGCGAGGAGCTGCGCCGGCTGTGGCGCGAGACCCACAAGAAGGCGGGCTACATCGAGATCCTGAATCCGGTACTCTACCGCAAGGAGTTGTTTGAAACCTCCGGACACTGGGAGCACTTCCAGAAAGATATGTTTCTGGTACGCGAGGGCGAAGAGCCGGAAGCGAACATGGCGCTCAAGCCCATGAACTGCCCCGACACCATGCTGTACTACAAAACGCGCCAGCACAGCTACCGCGAGCTGCCGCTGCGCATCTCCCAAGGCCAGCTTCTGCACCGCAATGAGCCCGTGGGCGCGCTGCACGGGCTGATGCGGGCGCGCGTCTTCAGCCAGGACGACGCGCATATCTATCTGCACGAGGATCAGATTCAGGACGAAATCGTGCGGGTGATGGAGCTGCTCAAGCTGATTTATTCCTTCTTCGGCTTGCGCTACACCGTGACGTTATCGACCAAGCCGGAAAAGGCGATGGGCGAGTCGGAGCTGTGGGAAAAGGCCGAGGCCGGCTTGCGCCAGGCGCTCGACACGCTGAAGCTGCCGTATACGGTTGATGCTGGCGGCGGCGCGTTCTACGGACCCAAAATCGATGTGATGGTGCATGACAGCATGGGACGGCAATGGCAATGCGGCACCGTGCAAATTGACTTTAATCAGCCCCGGCGGTTCGAGCTCGAGTTCACCGACCGCGATAACCAGCCGCGTACGCCGGTGGTGATCCATCGGGCGCTGTTCGGCTCGGTCGAGCGTTTCCTGGGCATTCTGCTGGAACACTTTGCCGGGGCGCTGCCCACCTGGCTGGCGCCGGTGCAGGTGATGGTGCTGCCCATTGCCGAGGGCCAGGACGCCTACGCGCGCCAGGTGCTCGAACAGCTGGAGGCTGCGGGACTGCGCGCCGAAATGATGCCGGCGGAGAGCAAGATCAGCTACCGCATCCGCGATGCCGAACTGCATAAAATTCCTTACATGCTGGTCGTGGGCAAGCGCGAAGCCGAAGCCGGCACGGTGGCCGTGCGTACCTATCAGGAAAAGGACAGAGGGGTAATGGCGCTGGCGGCGGTGACCGAAGAGATCGTAAAGAAAAACCGTGAGCGATCGCTGGATGTAAGCGTCAAGGATTACTCGGCGCTGTTCCGGACCGAGGCCGCGGGGGACGCGGAGATGAAGTACTGA